In a single window of the Zea mays cultivar B73 chromosome 5, Zm-B73-REFERENCE-NAM-5.0, whole genome shotgun sequence genome:
- the LOC100381320 gene encoding ripening-related protein precursor, with the protein MARPRSVAAAAAAPLLLLLAAAAAGLVSAASPAASDFVRKSCRTTQYPSVCEQSLASYGGSPPPRSPRELARAALSVSADRARAASAYVGRLCGASNGKGAKKGSGSGSGSASAGPVRDCLDNLADSVGHLRDAAQEMGGAGMGRAGTPAFRWHLSNVQTWCSAALTDEDTCLDGLSSRAVDAGTRAAIRGKVVEVAQVTSNALALVNKVGPGY; encoded by the coding sequence ATGGCTCGCCCGCGCAGTgttgctgccgctgccgctgcccccCTCCTGCTGCTGCTCGCCGCCGCCGCAGCGGGGCTCGTGTCCGCCGCGTCGCCGGCAGCCAGCGACTTCGTCCGCAAGTCGTGCCGCACGACGCAGTACCCGTCGGTGTGCGAGCAGAGCCTGGCGTCGTACGGCGGGTCGCCGCCGCCGCGGAGCCCGCGGGAGCTGGCGCGCGCCGCGCTGTCGGTGAGCGCGGACCGCGCGCGCGCCGCGTCGGCGTACGTGGGCCGCCTGTGCGGCGCCAGCAACGGCAAAGGCGCGAAGAAggggtcggggtcggggtcggggtcggCGTCGGCAGGTCCCGTGCGAGACTGCCTGGACAATCTGGCGGACAGCGTGGGCCACCTCCGCGACGCGGCGCAGGAGATGGGCGGCGCCGGgatgggccgcgcggggacgccGGCGTTCAGGTGGCACCTCAGCAACGTGCAGACCTGGTGCAGCGCCGCGCTCACCGACGAGGACACCTGCCTCGACGGCCTCTCGTCCCGCGCCGTCGACGCCGGCACGCGCGCCGCCATCCGGGGCAAGGTCGTCGAGGTCGCGCAGGTCACCAGCAACGCGCTCGCGCTCGTCAATAAGGTCGGGCCTGGGTACTAA